One Nonomuraea angiospora DNA segment encodes these proteins:
- a CDS encoding SDR family oxidoreductase, with protein MSILITGANGTVSSAVLRSLSGTLSDIGDVRVLVRDAAKAPSGAEVVVGDLDDPATLDRAFQGVDTLWLLTAMGPQAPHASMNAVWAARKAGVSHVVRMSAIGAAHDAPTRNGRLHALSDVELAASGLDWTVIRPAFFMQNLFGSVNGDTLYGATGEGRLGMIDVDDIGDFAAAVLRAPAQHKGSTYTLTGPDSISLRDAAGALGEVYGTPIAYQPLTPDDAQRSMLEAGVSPWIAAVTKEYLTAYSAGWGDYTTPDFEKVMGRPARSFADFARAHAAQLRP; from the coding sequence ATGAGCATCTTGATCACGGGTGCCAACGGCACCGTTTCCAGCGCTGTCCTCCGTTCCCTGTCCGGCACCCTGTCCGACATCGGGGACGTGCGGGTCCTCGTGCGCGACGCGGCCAAGGCGCCGTCCGGGGCGGAGGTCGTCGTCGGCGATCTGGACGACCCCGCCACCCTCGACCGGGCCTTCCAGGGTGTGGACACGTTGTGGCTGCTGACCGCCATGGGCCCGCAGGCGCCGCACGCCAGCATGAACGCCGTCTGGGCCGCCCGGAAGGCCGGGGTGAGCCACGTCGTACGCATGTCGGCCATCGGCGCGGCCCACGACGCGCCGACCCGCAACGGCCGCCTGCACGCTCTGTCGGACGTCGAGCTCGCGGCCTCGGGCCTCGACTGGACCGTCATCCGCCCGGCCTTCTTCATGCAGAACCTTTTCGGCTCGGTCAACGGCGACACCTTGTACGGCGCGACCGGCGAGGGGCGGCTCGGCATGATCGACGTGGACGACATCGGCGACTTCGCCGCCGCGGTCCTGCGCGCTCCCGCACAGCACAAGGGCAGCACCTACACTCTCACGGGCCCGGACAGCATCTCGCTGCGGGACGCGGCCGGCGCACTGGGCGAGGTGTACGGCACTCCGATCGCCTACCAGCCGCTGACGCCGGACGACGCCCAGCGGTCGATGCTGGAGGCCGGGGTGTCCCCGTGGATCGCGGCGGTCACCAAGGAGTATCTGACGGCGTACTCGGCAGGGTGGGGTGACTACACGACGCCGGACTTCGAGAAGGTGATGGGCCGCCCGGCCCGGTCGTTCGCCGACTTCGCCCGCGCCCACGCCGCCCAGCTCCGCCCCTGA
- a CDS encoding response regulator has protein sequence MKNRVLIAEDLYLLRDGLVHLLQAHGFSVVAAVESGPELLRGLLELRPDVSIVDVRLPPTFTDEGLQAALAARKQVPGLPVLVLSQHVEQLYARELLADGSGAIGYLLKDRVFNAEQFIDAVRRVAEGGTAMDPEVIAKLLASNARNEPLAALTPREREVLEAMAEGRSNTAICQRLYLSESAVAKHTASIFAKLGLAPSDDDNRRVLAVLAYLNSR, from the coding sequence ATGAAGAACCGCGTACTCATCGCCGAGGACCTCTACCTGCTCAGAGACGGGCTGGTCCACCTGCTCCAGGCCCATGGCTTCTCGGTCGTGGCGGCCGTGGAGAGCGGGCCCGAGCTGCTGCGGGGCCTGCTGGAGCTGCGGCCCGACGTCTCGATCGTGGACGTGCGGCTGCCGCCCACGTTCACGGACGAGGGGCTGCAGGCGGCGCTCGCGGCCAGGAAGCAGGTGCCCGGGCTGCCCGTCCTCGTGCTGTCCCAGCACGTCGAGCAGCTCTACGCACGCGAGCTGCTGGCCGACGGCTCGGGCGCGATCGGCTATCTGCTCAAGGACCGGGTCTTCAACGCCGAGCAGTTCATCGACGCCGTACGCAGGGTCGCCGAGGGCGGCACGGCCATGGACCCCGAGGTCATCGCCAAGCTGCTGGCCAGCAACGCCAGGAACGAGCCGCTGGCGGCGCTCACGCCGCGCGAGCGGGAGGTGCTGGAGGCCATGGCGGAAGGGCGCTCCAACACGGCCATCTGCCAGCGGCTCTATCTGAGCGAGAGCGCCGTGGCCAAGCACACGGCCTCCATTTTCGCCAAGCTGGGGCTCGCGCCGTCGGACGACGACAACCGCCGCGTACTGGCCGTACTCGCCTATCTCAACAGCCGTTAG
- a CDS encoding universal stress protein: MTILVAYDGSADSRTAIEFAAKHLAAEPTVVVTVWEPLLVQLKKYPLAAGVLDQNTEDESHAQAEQHAREGAELAIAAGLSDVTYRAVADNESIWKTIVDVADDVDASVIVTGSRGLAGVRSVLLGSVSNHVLHHAHRPTLIVPPAKPAR, from the coding sequence ATGACCATCCTTGTCGCCTACGACGGTTCGGCCGACTCGCGGACCGCGATCGAGTTCGCGGCCAAGCACCTCGCCGCCGAGCCCACCGTCGTCGTCACGGTGTGGGAGCCGCTGCTCGTGCAGCTGAAGAAGTATCCGCTGGCGGCGGGCGTCCTCGACCAGAACACCGAGGACGAGTCGCACGCGCAGGCGGAGCAGCATGCCCGGGAGGGGGCCGAGCTGGCCATCGCGGCCGGGCTCTCGGATGTCACCTATCGGGCGGTGGCTGACAACGAGTCGATCTGGAAGACGATCGTCGACGTGGCGGATGATGTGGACGCCTCGGTGATCGTCACGGGGTCGCGGGGGTTGGCGGGGGTGCGGTCGGTGCTGCTGGGCAGTGTGTCCAACCACGTGCTCCATCACGCTCACCGGCCGACGCTCATCGTCCCGCCGGCCAAGCCCGCCCGCTGA
- a CDS encoding ABC transporter ATP-binding protein produces the protein MKVIEVRNLRKQYPNHLAVDDVSFEVAEGEIFGILGPNGAGKTTTVECVAGLRVPDGGTVRVAGLDPRLNRGELRHVLGMQLQSAALPEKIKVWEAMDLYASFYPDPADWSELLERVGLGAKRDTAFKKLSGGQRQRLSVALALVGRPRVAVLDELTTGLDPQARRDTWELVEQVRDSGVTIVLVTHFMEEAERLCDRLALIDAGKVVATDTPVGLIAQVGGEQRLRFRPSAPIDDAVLRALPEVREVTRSGEQLVVSGTGNLAPAVTLALAQHQVVPGDLRIEQTTLDDAFLALTGRKLS, from the coding sequence ATGAAGGTCATCGAAGTCAGGAACCTGCGCAAGCAGTACCCGAACCACCTGGCGGTCGACGACGTGTCGTTCGAGGTCGCGGAGGGTGAGATCTTCGGCATCCTCGGCCCGAACGGCGCGGGCAAGACCACCACCGTCGAGTGCGTGGCCGGCCTGCGCGTGCCCGACGGCGGCACCGTACGGGTGGCCGGGCTGGACCCGCGGCTCAACAGGGGCGAGCTGCGGCACGTGCTGGGCATGCAGCTGCAGAGCGCGGCGCTGCCCGAGAAGATCAAGGTGTGGGAGGCCATGGACCTGTACGCCTCCTTCTACCCCGACCCCGCCGACTGGTCCGAACTGCTCGAACGGGTCGGCCTCGGCGCGAAGCGCGACACGGCGTTCAAGAAGCTCTCCGGCGGGCAGCGCCAGCGGCTCTCCGTCGCGCTGGCGCTGGTCGGCAGGCCGCGCGTGGCGGTGCTGGACGAGCTGACCACCGGGCTCGACCCGCAGGCCCGCAGGGACACCTGGGAGCTGGTCGAGCAGGTACGCGACTCGGGCGTGACGATCGTGCTGGTCACCCACTTCATGGAGGAGGCCGAACGCCTCTGCGACCGGCTCGCGCTCATCGACGCGGGCAAGGTGGTGGCCACGGACACGCCTGTCGGGCTCATCGCGCAGGTGGGCGGGGAGCAGCGGCTGAGGTTCCGGCCGTCGGCTCCCATCGACGACGCGGTGCTCCGGGCCCTGCCGGAGGTGCGGGAGGTCACGAGGAGCGGCGAGCAGCTCGTGGTGAGCGGCACCGGCAACCTCGCGCCGGCCGTCACGCTCGCCCTGGCCCAGCACCAGGTCGTCCCTGGAGACCTGCGGATCGAGCAGACCACGCTCGACGACGCGTTCCTCGCGCTCACCGGAAGGAAGCTGTCATGA
- a CDS encoding helix-turn-helix domain-containing protein, whose translation MPSQGTIGDRVRGLRLNRRMSQAQLAGPDLSDSYVSLIESGKRTPTPVVARLLAERLGCTTEFLLHGIEPRQRIDTELGLRHAELELQHGDPSVAADRFTEIVKAADEENAMLTAHARFGRARALEAQGRLGQAVEAFERLRREAAAHPERLADLPLTIALSRCYQRAGDRLRARDLATAALEQAERLSITQGEIAVDLAAALVEARSERESESRELGYVKRVLELTGVPQVVDRSGEIQALWHASAAAAAGEDSALAVRLADDAIMAGRQARLSLQLARTAMHWSRLTSVPADEAERLVSAATEAFATFPGTAREHGESLIVHARVMLRTGASARASELATSALGLSHDRAGTTPAEAHLVLATVAFDEGGDASAHLRDAHQALDTLDRPVFGSDRQAARCWRELGDLYGRAGSRAQQTAAYRKALEAAGVRSAMAGVTVDAAVSR comes from the coding sequence TCATTGAGTCGGGCAAGCGCACGCCGACTCCTGTCGTGGCCCGGCTGCTGGCCGAGCGGCTGGGGTGCACGACCGAGTTCCTCCTTCACGGGATCGAGCCTCGGCAGCGCATCGACACCGAGCTCGGCCTGCGTCACGCCGAGCTCGAGCTGCAGCATGGCGATCCTTCCGTCGCCGCCGACCGCTTCACGGAGATCGTGAAGGCGGCCGACGAGGAAAACGCCATGCTGACGGCGCACGCCCGGTTCGGCAGGGCGCGCGCGCTCGAGGCCCAGGGTCGCCTCGGCCAGGCGGTGGAGGCGTTCGAACGCCTGCGTAGGGAGGCCGCGGCTCACCCCGAGCGGCTGGCCGACCTCCCGCTCACGATCGCACTGAGCCGCTGCTACCAGCGGGCGGGCGACCGCCTGCGGGCCCGCGACCTGGCCACCGCCGCCCTCGAGCAGGCCGAGCGGCTGTCCATCACGCAGGGCGAGATCGCCGTCGACCTGGCAGCCGCTCTGGTCGAGGCACGCAGCGAGCGCGAGAGCGAGTCCCGCGAGCTGGGATACGTCAAGCGGGTGCTGGAGCTGACCGGCGTTCCTCAAGTTGTGGACCGTTCCGGAGAGATCCAGGCGCTGTGGCACGCGAGCGCCGCCGCCGCTGCCGGGGAGGACTCGGCGCTGGCCGTGCGCCTCGCCGACGACGCCATCATGGCCGGCCGCCAGGCCCGGCTGTCGCTGCAGCTGGCCAGGACCGCCATGCACTGGTCCAGGCTGACCTCGGTGCCGGCCGACGAGGCCGAGCGCCTCGTCTCGGCCGCCACCGAGGCGTTCGCCACGTTCCCCGGCACGGCGCGCGAGCACGGCGAGAGCCTCATCGTGCACGCGCGGGTCATGCTGCGGACCGGCGCCTCGGCGCGGGCGAGCGAGCTGGCGACCTCCGCCCTGGGCCTGTCGCACGACCGCGCCGGCACCACGCCCGCCGAGGCCCACCTCGTGCTGGCCACCGTCGCGTTCGACGAGGGAGGCGACGCCTCCGCGCACCTGCGCGACGCCCACCAGGCGCTCGACACGCTCGACCGGCCGGTGTTCGGCTCCGACCGGCAGGCCGCGCGTTGCTGGCGTGAGCTGGGCGACCTCTACGGCAGGGCCGGGTCCAGAGCACAACAGACCGCCGCATATCGTAAAGCCCTCGAAGCCGCCGGAGTCCGTTCCGCCATGGCGGGGGTGACCGTAGACGCCGCAGTTTCGCGCTGA
- the dnaN gene encoding DNA polymerase III subunit beta produces the protein MKIRVNRDVLADAVAWAARVLPTRPVVPVLSGLLLEASDELVLSAFDYDVSARAAVDADVAEAGSVLIPGRLLAEISRSLPADDVEIVTEGAEAVLTCGSAEFGLITMPVEDFPTLPAMPPSIGAIGGGVFASAVGQVAPAASRDDTLPMLTGIRVDIEGESVAMAATDRYRIAARDFTWRPAGPDLAVSAMVPAKVLVEVAKSLRGGEVSIAMGDGVAGFESVGRSTTVRLLDEQFIDYRSRLTSDWSIRADVAVAPFVNAIKRVALVAERNTAIRLSFSQGQVLIQAGGSDIGRGAEVVDCELRGDDIQIAFQSQFLLDGLTGIESDLARINMESPTRPALIQDVPGDAEPAFRYLVMSLRQG, from the coding sequence GTGAAAATCCGGGTTAACCGCGATGTTCTGGCAGATGCGGTGGCGTGGGCTGCCCGAGTCCTGCCCACCCGGCCCGTGGTGCCCGTCCTGTCCGGGCTGCTGCTGGAGGCGAGCGACGAGCTGGTCCTGTCCGCGTTCGACTACGACGTCTCCGCCAGGGCCGCGGTCGACGCCGACGTGGCCGAGGCGGGCAGCGTGCTGATCCCCGGGCGGCTGCTGGCCGAGATCAGCAGGAGCCTGCCCGCCGACGACGTGGAGATCGTCACCGAGGGCGCAGAGGCGGTGCTGACCTGCGGGAGCGCGGAGTTCGGGCTGATCACGATGCCGGTCGAAGACTTCCCGACCCTGCCCGCGATGCCGCCGAGCATCGGCGCCATCGGCGGCGGCGTGTTCGCCTCGGCGGTCGGCCAGGTCGCGCCCGCCGCCAGCCGCGACGACACGCTGCCCATGCTCACCGGCATCAGGGTCGACATCGAGGGCGAGTCCGTGGCCATGGCGGCCACCGACCGCTACCGCATCGCGGCCCGCGACTTCACCTGGCGCCCGGCCGGCCCCGACCTCGCGGTCTCGGCCATGGTCCCGGCGAAGGTGCTGGTCGAGGTGGCCAAGTCGCTGCGCGGCGGCGAGGTGTCGATCGCGATGGGCGACGGGGTGGCCGGGTTCGAGAGCGTCGGGCGGAGCACGACCGTGCGGCTGCTCGACGAGCAGTTCATCGACTACCGCTCCCGGCTGACCTCCGACTGGTCGATCAGGGCCGACGTGGCGGTGGCGCCGTTCGTCAACGCCATCAAGCGCGTCGCCCTGGTGGCCGAGCGCAACACCGCGATCCGGCTGTCGTTCAGCCAGGGGCAGGTGCTCATCCAGGCGGGCGGCAGCGACATCGGGCGCGGCGCCGAGGTGGTCGACTGCGAGCTGCGCGGCGACGACATCCAGATCGCCTTCCAGTCACAGTTCCTGCTCGACGGGCTGACCGGGATCGAGAGCGACCTGGCCCGCATCAACATGGAGTCGCCCACCAGGCCCGCCCTGATCCAGGACGTGCCCGGCGACGCCGAGCCCGCCTTCCGCTACCTCGTCATGTCACTCCGCCAGGGCTGA
- a CDS encoding SMP-30/gluconolactonase/LRE family protein → MTDTIPTEFEVLDERFAGVGGDDYVERLHTGTRWAEGPVYFPAGRFLVWSDIPNERMLRWDEMTGAVGPFRQPSGYTNGNTLDREGRLISCEHGNRRVTRTEHDGSITVIADRWEGKRLNSPNDVVVRSDGSIWFTDPPYGILSNYEGYAAEQEIDGCHVYRADPVTGEVRVVADDFARPNGLAFSLDESRLYVADTRMRHVRVFDVREDGTLAGGKVFTEGTEQDNFDGLRLDDTGRVWAAAGRALLCHDPDGTLIGRLKLPEPTANLVFGGLKRNRMFITASSSLYSLMTNVTGARPVWAGR, encoded by the coding sequence ATGACGGACACGATCCCCACTGAGTTCGAGGTGCTCGACGAGCGGTTCGCCGGGGTAGGCGGAGACGACTATGTCGAACGCCTCCACACCGGCACCCGCTGGGCGGAGGGCCCTGTTTACTTCCCGGCCGGCCGGTTCCTGGTCTGGAGCGACATCCCCAACGAGCGGATGCTGCGCTGGGACGAGATGACGGGCGCGGTCGGCCCGTTCCGCCAGCCGTCCGGCTACACCAACGGCAACACCCTCGACCGCGAGGGCCGCCTGATCTCCTGCGAGCACGGCAACCGCCGCGTCACCCGGACCGAGCACGACGGCTCGATCACGGTCATCGCCGACCGCTGGGAGGGCAAGCGGCTCAACAGCCCCAACGACGTCGTGGTCCGCTCCGACGGGTCGATCTGGTTCACCGACCCGCCGTACGGGATCCTCAGCAACTATGAGGGCTACGCCGCCGAGCAGGAGATCGACGGCTGTCACGTCTACCGCGCCGACCCGGTGACGGGCGAGGTCCGCGTCGTGGCCGACGACTTCGCCCGCCCCAACGGCCTGGCGTTCTCGCTCGACGAGAGCCGGCTCTACGTCGCCGACACGCGGATGAGGCACGTACGCGTGTTCGACGTGCGCGAGGACGGCACGCTGGCGGGCGGCAAGGTCTTCACCGAGGGGACGGAGCAGGACAACTTCGACGGCCTGCGGCTCGACGACACGGGCCGCGTCTGGGCCGCGGCAGGCAGGGCGCTGCTCTGCCACGACCCGGACGGTACGCTGATCGGCCGGCTGAAGCTGCCGGAGCCCACGGCCAACCTGGTGTTCGGCGGGCTCAAGCGCAACCGGATGTTCATCACGGCCTCGTCCTCGCTCTACTCCCTGATGACCAACGTCACCGGCGCGCGCCCGGTCTGGGCCGGGCGCTAG
- a CDS encoding sensor histidine kinase, which produces MLLRRFGQVAALLALLLVEVPAIVLSLAMLLLSFGMGMVFLYAPQVRLVRRMAEFNRRLMRDWTDVHIESPYLPEPPPPVPQADGMYRSDRTLYKTPRIPAWNNRWKWLISDPATWRDTIWLVLEPVVKLALLPAFITLPERGLRVYALWSDLMLRATVASRLASQVSHLTRTRNLAADSQAAEMRRIERDLHDGTQARLVAIGMTLGAVEQLVDDDPAAAKALLSKARDASSETLTELRRVIRGIHPPVLAERGLADAVRALAMDSPLQVTVEVDLPHRPEAPVEAAVYFAVSELLSNAARHGDARTATVDLSTNGPNLRVTVTDDGMGGADPAKGSGLSGIERRLAAFDGLLALNSPPGGPTTVSMELPRVLPEHWAGSLPKLPRWKAAIVVLLWATAWCPTFPQGIVAGVMKTFGIGEKSWFLALHMPGPWQWPVILGMIALGLCMHILAIWIPSSHNHNRELRFARVFPINPGC; this is translated from the coding sequence ATGCTGCTCCGAAGGTTCGGTCAGGTCGCGGCGCTGCTCGCGCTCCTCCTCGTCGAGGTGCCGGCGATCGTGCTCAGCCTCGCCATGCTGCTGCTGTCGTTCGGGATGGGCATGGTGTTCCTGTATGCGCCGCAGGTCCGGCTGGTCAGGAGAATGGCCGAGTTCAACCGGCGGCTGATGCGGGACTGGACCGACGTCCACATCGAGTCCCCGTACCTGCCCGAGCCCCCGCCTCCGGTGCCGCAAGCGGACGGCATGTACCGCTCCGACCGGACCCTCTACAAGACGCCGCGGATCCCCGCCTGGAACAACCGGTGGAAGTGGCTGATCTCCGACCCGGCGACCTGGCGCGACACGATCTGGCTGGTGCTCGAACCGGTGGTGAAGTTGGCGCTGCTGCCGGCGTTCATCACGCTCCCCGAGCGTGGCCTGCGGGTCTACGCCCTCTGGAGCGACCTGATGCTCCGCGCGACCGTCGCCAGCCGCCTGGCGAGCCAGGTGAGCCATCTCACGCGGACGCGTAACCTGGCCGCCGACTCGCAGGCGGCCGAGATGCGCAGGATCGAACGGGACCTGCACGACGGCACGCAGGCCCGGCTGGTGGCGATCGGCATGACGCTGGGAGCGGTCGAGCAGCTCGTCGACGACGACCCCGCGGCGGCCAAGGCGCTGCTGTCGAAGGCCCGGGACGCCTCCTCCGAGACGCTGACCGAGCTGCGCCGGGTCATCCGTGGCATCCACCCTCCGGTGCTGGCCGAGCGCGGGCTGGCCGACGCGGTACGCGCGCTGGCCATGGACAGCCCGTTGCAGGTCACGGTGGAGGTCGACCTGCCGCACCGGCCGGAGGCGCCGGTGGAGGCGGCGGTGTACTTCGCGGTCAGCGAGCTGCTCTCCAACGCCGCCCGGCACGGCGACGCGCGCACGGCGACGGTGGACCTCAGCACCAACGGCCCCAACCTGCGCGTCACGGTCACCGACGACGGCATGGGCGGCGCCGACCCGGCCAAGGGCAGCGGCCTGTCCGGGATCGAGCGGCGGCTGGCCGCCTTCGACGGGCTGCTCGCGCTGAACAGCCCGCCGGGCGGCCCCACCACCGTGTCGATGGAGCTGCCCCGGGTGCTGCCCGAGCACTGGGCGGGCAGCCTGCCCAAGCTGCCGCGCTGGAAGGCGGCCATCGTCGTGCTCCTCTGGGCCACGGCCTGGTGCCCGACCTTCCCTCAGGGAATCGTGGCCGGCGTCATGAAGACGTTCGGCATCGGGGAGAAGAGCTGGTTCCTCGCTCTGCACATGCCCGGGCCCTGGCAGTGGCCGGTCATCCTCGGCATGATCGCCCTGGGCCTGTGCATGCACATCCTGGCCATCTGGATACCCTCCAGCCACAACCACAACCGCGAGCTCCGGTTCGCGCGTGTCTTTCCGATCAACCCCGGGTGCTGA
- a CDS encoding FadR/GntR family transcriptional regulator, with the protein MSLRTAQRASLVDQVIDQLKEQITSGSWPMNGKIPTETVLAEQLGVGRNTVREAVRALTHAGLLECRQGDGTYVRATSELSGAMLRRLKQAEQLEILEVRRALEVESARLAATRRTDDDIKRIEAALAERDRAWELDDPDYFVEADLAFHMAVAHATHNLVLIDLYEDFSAALRASITAAGTSLNKSYIPHDAIARAIAAGDAAAAERAGHACMEHILIALTES; encoded by the coding sequence GTGAGTCTGCGTACGGCGCAGCGGGCTTCGCTCGTCGACCAGGTGATCGATCAGCTCAAGGAGCAGATCACCTCAGGGTCGTGGCCAATGAACGGCAAGATCCCGACCGAGACGGTGCTCGCCGAGCAACTCGGGGTGGGCCGCAACACCGTTCGGGAGGCCGTACGCGCGCTCACGCACGCAGGGCTGCTCGAGTGCCGTCAGGGGGACGGCACTTACGTCCGCGCGACCAGCGAGCTGTCCGGCGCGATGCTGCGGCGGCTCAAGCAGGCCGAGCAGCTCGAGATCCTCGAGGTACGCCGCGCGCTCGAGGTCGAGTCCGCGCGCCTTGCCGCCACCCGGCGCACGGATGACGACATCAAGCGCATCGAGGCGGCCCTGGCCGAGCGGGACCGGGCCTGGGAGCTGGACGACCCCGACTACTTCGTGGAGGCCGACCTGGCCTTCCACATGGCCGTGGCGCACGCGACGCACAACCTCGTGCTGATCGACCTGTACGAGGACTTCTCGGCGGCCCTGCGCGCCAGCATCACGGCCGCGGGGACCTCGCTCAACAAGAGCTACATCCCGCACGACGCCATCGCCCGCGCCATCGCGGCGGGTGACGCGGCGGCGGCCGAGCGGGCGGGGCACGCCTGCATGGAACACATCCTCATCGCCCTCACCGAGTCCTGA
- the soxR gene encoding redox-sensitive transcriptional activator SoxR — protein sequence MTKVAWNTKELTVGQLAERSGVAVSALHFYEAKGLIKSRRTAGNQRRYTRDSLRRVAFIRLAQRIGIPLKTIKDALTELPDERTPTRDDWARLSAAWRGELDDRIEQLQRLRDDLTDCIGCGCLSLDRCPVANPHDRLGDEGPGARRIDTRLCPPQSCAPNPGCAPYTETPLPTAS from the coding sequence ATGACGAAGGTCGCCTGGAACACCAAGGAGCTCACCGTCGGCCAGCTCGCCGAGCGCAGCGGGGTCGCCGTGTCCGCCCTGCACTTCTACGAGGCCAAGGGGCTGATCAAGAGCCGCCGTACGGCCGGCAACCAGCGCCGGTACACCCGCGACAGCCTGCGCAGGGTCGCGTTCATCAGGCTGGCCCAGCGCATCGGCATCCCCCTGAAGACCATCAAGGACGCCCTGACCGAGCTGCCGGACGAGCGCACGCCCACCCGGGACGACTGGGCCCGGCTGTCGGCGGCCTGGCGCGGGGAGCTGGACGACCGGATCGAGCAGCTTCAGCGGCTGCGCGACGATCTCACGGACTGCATCGGGTGCGGCTGCCTGTCCCTCGACCGGTGCCCGGTGGCCAACCCGCACGACCGGCTCGGCGACGAGGGCCCGGGCGCCCGCCGCATCGACACCCGCCTCTGCCCACCCCAGTCCTGCGCCCCCAACCCCGGCTGCGCCCCCTACACGGAAACGCCCCTCCCCACGGCCTCCTGA
- a CDS encoding ABC transporter permease — translation MKLLLVEIKLHLREWPFLIFTIGLPVALLLVLGLSIPAMTQRAASGERAVDTQMPSMMTLLALLVLACNVVPAVLTAYREQGVLRRMSTTPVHPGRLLGVQLLINLMVGAVTTTLLIVTGSLVFGSAAPRQWVGFVLVFLLGSAALQAIGLVIAAVAPNAKVAPGIGSAVMFPLMFLGGMWVPRDIMPDALRTVSDYSVAGPFAQALRDTWAGHAPQAAHLTVVGAALLIFGGLAVRLFRWE, via the coding sequence ATGAAGCTGCTCCTCGTGGAGATCAAGCTGCACCTGCGCGAATGGCCGTTCCTGATCTTCACGATCGGGCTGCCGGTCGCGCTCCTGCTCGTGCTGGGGCTCAGCATCCCGGCCATGACCCAGCGCGCGGCGTCGGGGGAGAGGGCCGTGGACACGCAGATGCCGAGCATGATGACGCTGCTTGCGCTGCTGGTCCTGGCCTGCAACGTGGTGCCCGCCGTGCTGACCGCGTACCGCGAGCAAGGGGTGCTCAGGCGGATGTCCACCACGCCCGTGCACCCGGGACGGCTGCTGGGGGTGCAGCTCCTGATCAACCTGATGGTCGGGGCGGTCACCACGACCCTGCTGATCGTGACGGGCTCGCTGGTGTTCGGGTCGGCGGCGCCGCGGCAGTGGGTGGGGTTCGTCCTGGTCTTCCTGCTCGGCAGCGCCGCGTTGCAGGCCATCGGGCTGGTGATCGCTGCGGTGGCCCCCAACGCGAAGGTCGCGCCGGGGATCGGGTCCGCGGTGATGTTCCCGCTGATGTTCCTGGGGGGCATGTGGGTGCCGCGCGACATCATGCCGGACGCGCTCCGGACGGTCAGCGACTACTCCGTCGCGGGCCCGTTCGCCCAGGCGCTCAGGGACACCTGGGCGGGTCACGCGCCGCAGGCCGCGCATCTCACGGTGGTGGGCGCCGCGCTGCTGATCTTCGGTGGGCTGGCCGTGCGGCTGTTCAGGTGGGAGTGA
- a CDS encoding MarR family winged helix-turn-helix transcriptional regulator: protein MEGVTVRRSRRKQEEPDLGILSSRTLFSLQRQLFEELARQGHPGLRPRHGAVLAYLDEEGSRATDLAAQSGQHKQVIGTLVDELVELGYVERQPDPADRRAKLIVPTERGRDHMVRSDAILAAMEAEHAEAVGEEAYAEFKRVFKLVAERQTGGSALAE from the coding sequence ATGGAGGGCGTGACGGTGCGCAGGAGCCGGCGCAAGCAGGAGGAGCCCGATCTCGGCATCCTGTCCAGCAGGACCCTTTTCAGCCTGCAGCGGCAGCTGTTCGAGGAGCTGGCCCGGCAGGGGCATCCCGGGCTCAGGCCCCGGCACGGGGCGGTGCTGGCGTACCTGGACGAGGAGGGCAGCAGGGCCACGGACCTGGCCGCGCAGTCGGGCCAGCACAAGCAGGTGATCGGCACGCTGGTGGACGAGCTGGTCGAGCTGGGCTACGTGGAGCGGCAGCCGGACCCGGCCGACCGGCGGGCCAAGCTGATCGTGCCCACCGAGAGGGGCCGCGATCACATGGTCAGGTCGGACGCCATCCTCGCCGCCATGGAGGCGGAGCACGCCGAGGCCGTGGGGGAGGAGGCGTACGCGGAGTTCAAAAGAGTGTTCAAGCTGGTCGCCGAGCGCCAGACCGGCGGCTCAGCCCTGGCGGAGTGA
- a CDS encoding Lrp/AsnC family transcriptional regulator, which yields MDDIDRMLIGLLQEDATRSYAVLGKAVGLSSGAAHERVRKLRERGVIRRTTIEVDQAVLGRAVTAYVLVDGSTWMGDSADRLAAIQEIEEAHVIAGPASVLLKVRTAGTVELQDVLRRVFGVDGVTGTQTIVVLETLFERTLK from the coding sequence GTGGATGATATCGACAGGATGCTGATCGGCCTGCTGCAGGAGGACGCGACGCGGTCGTACGCGGTGCTGGGCAAGGCGGTGGGGCTGTCCAGCGGGGCCGCCCACGAGCGGGTGCGCAAGCTGCGCGAGCGCGGGGTGATCAGGCGCACGACGATCGAGGTGGACCAGGCGGTGCTCGGGCGCGCGGTGACGGCGTACGTGCTGGTGGACGGGAGCACCTGGATGGGCGACAGCGCCGACCGGCTGGCGGCGATCCAGGAGATCGAGGAGGCGCACGTCATCGCGGGTCCCGCGTCGGTGCTGCTCAAGGTCCGTACGGCCGGGACGGTGGAGCTGCAGGACGTGCTGCGCCGGGTGTTCGGGGTGGACGGGGTCACGGGGACGCAGACGATCGTGGTCCTGGAGACGCTGTTCGAGCGAACCCTCAAGTAA